Part of the Niallia alba genome is shown below.
GCAGCTTTACGTGAAGTTGTTAAACAACCATTAGTAGCAACTGAAACTACTGGAAGCTACAATATTTTAGTAAATGTTAACGGTGGAGGTTATACTGGTCAAGCTGGCGCTATCCGTCATGGTATCGCTCGTGCTTTACTTCAAGTAGATCCTGAATACCGTCCAACATTAAAACGTGCAGGATTATTAACTCGTGACGCTCGTATGAAAGAACGTAAAAAATACGGTCTTAAAGGCGCTCGTCGTGCACCTCAGTTCTCAAAACGTTAATTTTGGGTTCTGTTCTCAAAAGGCTCTTTCCACTTATGTGGAGAGGGTCTTTTTTTATACCAAAGTAAGTAGGTTAATTAAAACTCTCTAGAAGCGGATTCTTTTGTAAAAAATATTTTGATTTTTGAAAAAATTAAGTGGTTATGTTAATATCAAATTATAAAACAATAGGAGGAATCGATATGTCAAAAATATATCTAGTATTTTCGAAACAAGAAGGAGGAGTGAACAGTTGACGTTCCGTAGGGGACGATAACAAGAGTGCTCCTGCTTCTCTTATAACAAGAGATATCAAAAGGAAGTAGGAGAAGAGAATGAAACATTTAAAAGGAACAATAGCCGGACATAACATTCGCGTTATGTTTTGGATTCAATTTTTTAGCTCGATGAGTTTTTTAGCGCCTATCTTAACGCTTTTTTATACGGAAAGAGGTTTGACTGCTTCTGAAATATTGATTGTTTTAATGTTCTGGAGCGGTGCTGTTCTTGTTGGTGAAATTCCAACTGGAGTTATAGCTGATCGGTTTGGGGCGAAAAAATCATTTCTTATTGGAACAAGTATTAAAATTGTTAGTATGGTGATATTGCTTTTTGCTCATGAACCTTGGGTATTCTTTTTTTATAGTTTTGTTAATGGTTTTTCTGTAACTTTTTTCTCAGGAGCAGATGAAGCACTTATTTACGATTCCTTAAAAGAAACTGGGGATCAAAACCAAATGGATCAAGCGATGGGGAAAATTCAATCGGCAGGGTTTATTTCAATGATTATTGCTGTTCTATTTGGTGCTTATTTAGCAAAGGACTTGCAAGAAGGACAATTTATTCTGTTAATCTTATTAGGGATTTTCTTTTATATCATAGAGCTGCTTCTTGTTTTACAAGTAAAACAGCCTTATCGGGAATCCTTCATTCGAGAAAATTCTTTTTCTCACGTAAAGGATGGCTGGAAGGCAATACGAAGAACACCACAATTAGTATGGATGTTCTTAAATGTTACATTAGTATTTATACCTGCAGGAGCTGTGTATGGGTATTTTGATCAACCATTAATGTTAGAAGCGGGGCTTCCTGTGTTTTTTATTGGTGTCATGTATGCGCTGGCATCCGTGGTCGGATACTTTGCCTCTCAGTCGATTGGATGGTTAACTAATCAATTTTCTCGCGTTTTCCTCATGAATCTAACTGGATTTTTAGCATTTGCAGGGTTACTGCTTTCTGCGCTTTTTGCTGATGTCTTATTTATGGTATTGGGTGCCTTTTTTGTACTACGTTTAGTTCAAACGGTGAGATATCCCATCTATTCTCAGCTGAGTAATGATATAATTCCTTCTCATGTGAGAGCAACAACAATTTCTTTGCTTTCCATTGTTGATTCGGGACTTGATTTACTTATATTTGGAAGTCTATCGGTTGTGGCTTTAAAAGGATATACTAATGTATTAATTGGTTGTGCAGTAATTGTGCTAATCGGTACACTTCTTCCCATTCGGATACGCAAAATGTAGAGGCTTAAAAAAAACTTTAACTCTATTCTAATACTATAGAGTTAAAGCCTTTTTACGTTAAACGATACCTTTTTTCACTATGTAAATATGTAGAATATGTAAGGAGTGTGTATTTCTGTCCGTGGACTTAAAAGAAAGTATCTGAAACAATTGAACAAACGACCTTAATTGATATTCTGGCATTAGATGCTAGTGGATTTTAACATTGTACAATAAACGAATGTATGGCATACAAGTAGAAGATTATTTGGCGAGCAATTCAGATGAAAATGGAAAGAAAGTACTGAAATAGCAACTATTCTTTCAATTGGATGCTAAAACTTTTGTTAGGCTAGTATGCTCACTTCCTGTTGGTTGAAAAATAAAGGCAAGAGGTGAAATCAATTGGCAGTCATTACAAGCTTTGATATAAAAAAACGAGAAAAACAAATAAAATACGAAAGAGCTGTTCTTAAGGAGATATCCCTTAAAGAGTTAAAAGAAAAGGTAGCTAACTACTTTGGTTCCTCTAACCTTACTTCTGGTGTGTTAATGAATACAGGGATTGAAGAAGCCTGTTATGATGTAGCAGTAGAAGCATTTCTATTAGGAGCGAATTATAGTAAATTTAGTGAGTATGGAGAAGATACCCAAGCAATCAAAAATAGATGTAGGGAAGAAGATACACATTTTAAAGAAACACTTTACCATTTTCTTCTTTATTGGGGTAGTGAGGAAAGTAATAAAAATGAATCCCTGTACTATTTATGTGAACAGTTTGTTGATGAATGGTGGTTGGAAGGTTTTACGAAAGCGAATAAGAGAAGAAAGCTTCGACTACATTAAAGATGGCATAAAGTTGCCATCTTTTTGTTGTTTTCTGAAAGAAGGACTTGCTGTTCTAAATTTTCTTGTTCCCCCATATAGTAAGAATATAAGGACGGGCATAGGGGGAATGAGAAAGACTGTGAGTAAAAAATGGAAAATAAGCATATATATCATGGGATTAGCACTCCTTTTCTTTATTTTGCAATTTGATTTTTCGAATGATGATTCATGGGATGCCTGGAATTTGCCGTTAACCGGAAAAGTGATCATTATTGATCCTGGTCATGGTGGGCCTGATGGAGGAGCGGGAGATAATGAGGTATTGGAAAAGGATATCGCACTAAATGTATCTTTGAAGATACGTGATTATTTGCAGGAGCAAGGCGCCTTAGTTATTATGACAAGAGAAGTCGATAAGGACTTAGCAAGTGAAAGTACAAAAGGGTATCGCAATAGAAAAGTGGAAGATTTGAAGGAAAGAATAAACATCATCAATAAATCGGATGCGGATTTATTCTTGAGTATTCATTTAAATGCCATTCCTTCATCAAAATGGAGCGGAGCGCAAACTTTTTATTCCTCTCAACTGGAGGGAAATGCTAGAGCTGCTAAGTTTATTCAAGATGAACTAATTTATAACTTAGAGAATACTACCCGAAAGGCGAAACCCCTAGAGAGTGTATACATACTTAAATATGCGGAGAAGCCGGGAGTGCTAGTGGAAGTAGGATTCTTATCAAATCCACCAGAAAAGGCAAATCTTATGAATGAAGATTATCAGGAAAAAATAGCAGCGTCCATATATAAAGGAGTTAACCGCTTTTTTACGAATGAAGAGGAATTAAAAGTAGAAGAATAGAGACTAGCCATGTCTCTATTTTTATTTTAGCCACTTATTTATTCCCGGGAAATAAACAAGTGGCTGTTCCGTTTGAATCTTCAGAATGTAAACGATAACTATTTTTGTGCTATACTGTTAGTAAAAACAGGAAAGGGGATTGCGTCATGATAACAAAAGAAGAAATCGAGAAGATAGTGGAGAATATGATCGATCCTTTTTTACATAAATCATTGCTTGAACTAGGGGCAGTGAAAGATGTTAAGTGGAATGCAGAAAAAGGACTTGCGAGTTTAAAGATTGCTGTGGCAAAGCTTGGATCTGCCTATCAAATAGAGTTGCAAAATCAAATTGTTAGTGCACTGAAAGACAAGGGAGTAAAAAGTGTAGGGTTAAGATTTACAGAACTATCTAGTACGCTTGTAGAAGAAATAGTAAACGAAACAGAATCAAGAGAGAAGATTCCTATTTACATTGCTATCGCTAGCGGAAAAGGTGGAGTGGGGAAATCGACTGTTTCTGTAAACTTAGCTGTGTCTTTAGCGAGATTAGGAAAAAAAGTCGGTTTATTGGATGCGGACATCTATGGTTTCAGTGTACCAGATATGATGGGCATTACGAAAAGACCTGAAGTGATAAATGAGCGAATTATCCCTGTAGAAAGATTTGGCGTGAAAGTTATCTCGATGGGATTCTTTGTTGAAGATAACACCCCAATTATCTGGAGAGGCCCTATGCTTGGGAAAATGCTGACAAGCTTCATGGAAGAAGTAGAATGGGGAGAGCTTGATTATCTCCTATTAGATTTACCGCCAGGAACAGGAGACGTTGCCTTAGATGTGCACTCCATGCTTCCTACAAGTAAGGAAATTATCGTCACAACACCACATCCAACTGCAGCCTTTGTTGCAGCCCGTGCTGGTGCTATGGCATTAAGAACAGAACATGAAATATTAGGTGTTATTGAAAATATGTCTTATTTTGAAAGCCGCTTAACTGGAGAAAAGGAATATGTATTCGGAAAAGGTGGAGGAAAGAAATTAGCAAAGGATTTAGAAGTTCCGATGCTAGGAGAGCTGCCATTAGGACAGCCTGATTGGAATGAAGAAGATTTTGCCCCTTCTGTGTACCAAGAAACACATCATATTGGGGAAAGATATAGAGCAATCGCTGAACAAATAGTAGAAGTTCTAGAGAAAACGGGCGATAAGGTAGAAAGCTAATCGATTCAATAAAGAGTTACCTTCTTAAGCAAATTAATTTCCTTAAGAAGGTAATTCTTTTTTATATGTTATTCTTTTCTGATTGCAATGGGAAAGAGGCTTCTTTTGCAGCTTTATCGAGTATGTCTTTAAACTTGGATTTGAATTCAGGTGTTTCCATTGTCTCCTGAAGAATTTGTTCAATATGCTCTCTGTATTCTGTACTTTTCAAAATGTTTTTCATTTCCGTTTCTAATGACGGGTCTTGCAAAAGCTCGACCATCATTTTTCGGTAACCCGGATCTTTCATTAAATCTTTTATCAATTTTTCGTTTTCCGATTTCATGCTTTTTGCCATTGTTTCAGCAAACTCAGGATCTTTGAATTTTTTTTCCCAGAAGTCAGCTGCCTTGTCGGATACAAGTGTTTTTTCTATGGTACTTGTTACTGCCTTTTCATTCATAACTAAATTTTGTTTTATCTCTTCGTCATCCATTACTTCACGTATTGCCTTTTTTCCCTCATCGGTTTTTAATATATCCACAACCATTTTCTTCGTTTGATCATAGTCTGTTTGCTGAGCGTTTTCACTTTCAGAACACCCGCTTAATAAAGAAATGACTAGTAGGAGGCTGATCCCTTTTTTTAGCATGATAATTACCTCTTTCATTAAAGATATCTATTAAGTAGAATGGATTCTTTTTGAATTTTTATTCCTATTGAAAGAGAAAAGATAAACGGTGTATAAAAAGAAAAAGAGCTGTTCCTAAGAAATAATGAACCGATCTTTAGTATTGCTATCTAAATTAAGATAGTTAGCTTTAATCGGTTTATTATTTTGGCAACAGCTTTATAAATTAATGTACTTCTTTAGATTTAGAATCAGCATTTGAAATCATCTCTGATACGGTAACGAACTTTAGGTTCTTTTTCTGTAATTTCTCTATGATCTCAGGAAGAGCCTTTACTGTTTGTTTAGCGGAATCAGAAGCATGTAACAAAACAATGTCTCCTTTTTTGGCGGAAGTTGCTTTTTTAATAATTTGTTGTGAACCAGGATTTGTCCAATCCTTTGAGTCAATGCTCCAATGTACTAACGTATAATGATATTGATCCGTAATAGTTAAAGCAGATTGGTTGAAATGGCCAGTTGGAGCTCGAGCAAGCAAAATATTATCGACTTTTAATTTCTCAAACGCAGTTTTTGCTTTGGATACATCTTGACTTATTTTTTCGTCTTTTACCTCAGAATAATCAACATAATCATAGCCCAAAATGCCAATTTCATGACCTTCTTTTGATATTCTGCTTACTAACTCAGGATGCCTCTCTGCCCATGCTCCAGCCAAGAAAAATGTTGCGTTTACTTTCTCTTCTTTCAAAATATCAAGAATAGGTTCCGCGTTTTTGTCGCCCCACCCAATATTAAAGGTAAGAGCAACTCCTTTCTCCCCCTTATATACAGCCTTTGGTCCATCTTTAGAAGAGAATACAGGAATTTGCACAATGTTTTCCACATACAAAAACCAGGCTGTAAAGAAAGATACTACAACAATTAATGCAAATTGCTTTAAGGATTTACTGTTAAGAACATAAAAAAAATTCATCATTGTCACCTCGTCCACTTTACTGCTCGTCTCATTTTTATGAAGGAAAGTAAAAAATAATGACAAAAACTTTTATAAAAACAGAAAAACTAGTACATAATACAGAGACCAAAATATGGATGTGCAGCAGGAGGAATAACGATGATTGGATTATTATTAAATAAAAAAGAAGTAAAGGAGATTGAATACCTAATAAAAAGGGAATTAGATGAAATACTATTAGATCTAGGAGATAAGAGAATTGATCTTGCGGTAAAAAAGGCAATGGTTGAAAGGTATAAGGATTTATTTTCGTTGTTAAAAAGAGTCGCATCTCCTAAGGATTGTTTAGCTTATATCCTTACAGAAAATAAGATGATAAATGAAAAAATATAAAATATGAAAAAACTGTTGACGGATGATAGTTATCTTGGTATATTAGTAAACGTCACTTCGACATGAGAGAAAACAGCGGAAAAGAAAATAAAAAATGTTGTTGACTCTTATATGGGAACATGTTAAATTAATAAAGTCGCTTATTGAGCGGCCGACTAATTGCTCTTTGAAAACTGAACAAACAAACGTCAACAATAATCGTTTTATAATAAATATTATAAAACGAAAACAAGTAATACAAAAGCTAGAGTTTAGCAATGAGCTAATCAACTCTTTATTGGAGAGTTTGATCCTGGCTCAGGACGAACGCTGGCGGCGTGCCTAATACATGCAAGTCGAGCGGACTTTAAAAGCTTGCTTTTAAAGTTAGCGGCGGACGGGTGAGTAACACGTGGGCAACCTGCCTGTAAGACTGGGATAACTTCGGGAAACCGGAGCTAATACCGGATAATCCTTTTCCTCTCATGAGGAAAAGCTGAAAGACGGCATCTCGCTGTCACTTACAGATGGGCCCGCGGCGCATTAGCTAGTTGGTGAGGTAACGGCTCACCAAGGCAACGATGCGTAGCCGACCTGAGAGGGTGATCGGCCACACTGGGACTGAGACACGGCCCAGACTCCTACGGGAGGCAGCAGTAGGGAATCTTCCGCAATGGACGAAAGTCTGACGGAGCAACGCCGCGTGAGTGATGAAGGTTTTCGGATCGTAAAGCTCTGTTGTTAGGGAAGAACAAGTACAAGAGTAACTGCTTGTACCTTGACGGTACCTAACCAGAAAGCCACGGCTAACTACGTGCCAGCAGCCGCGGTAATACGTAGGTGGCAAGCGTTGTCCGGAATTATTGGGCGTAAAGCGCGCGCAGGCGGTCCTTTAAGTCTGATGTGAAAGCCCACGGCTCAACCGTGGAGGGTCATTGGAAACTGGGGGACTTGAGTGCAGAAGAGAAGAGTGGAATTCCACGTGTAGCGGTGAAATGCGTAGAGATGTGGAGGAACACCAGTGGCGAAGGCGACTCTTTGGTCTGTAACTGACGCTGAGGCGCGAAAGCGTGGGGAGCAAACAGGATTAGATACCCTGGTAGTCCACGCCGTAAACGATGAGTGCTAAGTGTTAGAGGGTTTCCGCCCTTTAGTGCTGCAGCAAACGCATTAAGCACTCCGCCTGGGGAGTACGGCCGCAAGGCTGAAACTCAAAGGAATTGACGGGGGCCCGCACAAGCGGTGGAGCATGTGGTTTAATTCGAAGCAACGCGAAGAACCTTACCAGGTCTTGACATCCTCTGACACTCCTAGAGATAGGACGTTCCCCTTCGGGGGACAGAGTGACAGGTGGTGCATGGTTGTCGTCAGCTCGTGTCGTGAGATGTTGGGTTAAGTCCCGCAACGAGCGCAACCCTTGATCTTAGTTGCCAGCATTAAGTTGGGCACTCTAAGGTGACTGCCGGTGACAAACCGGAGGAAGGTGGGGATGACGTCAAATCATCATGCCCCTTATGACCTGGGCTACACACGTGCTACAATGGATGGTACAAAGGGCAGCAAAACCGCGAGGTCGAGCAAATCCCATAAAACCATTCTCAGTTCGGATTGTAGGCTGCAACTCGCCTACATGAAGCTGGAATCGCTAGTAATCGCGGATCAGCATGCCGCGGTGAATACGTTCCCGGGCCTTGTACACACCGCCCGTCACACCACGAGAGTTTGTAACACCCGAAGTCGGTGGGGTAACCTTTTTGGAGCCAGCCGCCTAAGGTGGGATAGATGATTGGGGTGAAGTCGTAACAAGGTAGCCGTATCGGAAGGTGCGGCTGGATCACCTCCTTTCTAAGGAAAATGGAATTTACATTCCATCATAGATTGTTGACGATTTGTTGTTCAGTTTTGAGGGAGCAATTAATTCCTCAAAACAGTAAGAAGTTTGAGGGTAAAGAGAAACGAGTAGATCAAGGAAGCGCCTGAGTAAGCACCGGAGCGTACGACAGTACGTGAGGAGCAGAGCAAAGAAGCTGACGAAGAGATGCGAAGTTTATCTTTAGCCGAAATTGTTCCTTGAAAACTAGATTATGAATAGTAAAAACAAGAAAGAAACCGAGTAATCGCCATCTTAGATTCTCTATGTTAGAGAATTATTTCTTTGAAAAGTAATCGTATTAAACGAATACCTATTCAAAGAATGGAGGGTAAAGAGAAACGAGCAGGTCAAGGAAGCGACGGAGCGAGCACCGGAGCGTACGACAGTACGTGAGGAGCAGAGTGAAGAAGCTGACGAAGAGATGTGAAGTTTATCTTTAGCCGACAACTAAGTTAAGTTAGAAAGGGCGCACGGTGGATGCCTTGGCACTAGGAGCCGATGAAGGACGGGATTAACACCGATATGCTTTGGGGAGCTGTAAGTAAGCTTTGATCCAGAGATTTCCGAATGGGGGAACCCTCTATCCGTAATGGGATAGAATCTTTACCTGAATACATAGGGTACTGAAGGCAGACCCGGGGAACTGAAACATCTAAGTACCCGGAGGAAGAGAAAGCAAACGCGATTCCCTGAGTAGCGGCGAGCGAAACGGGATTAGCCCAAACCAAGAGGCTTGCCTCTTGGGGTTGTAGGACACTCTATATGGAGTTACAAAGGAACGGGGTAGACGAATCGATCTGGAAAGGTCAGTCGTAGAAGGTAAAAACCCTGTAGTCGAAACTTCGTTCCCTCTTGAGTGTATCCTGAGTACGGCGGGACACGAGAAATCCCGTCGGAAGCAGGGAGGACCATCTCCCAAGGCTAAATACTCCCTAGTGACCGATAGTGAACCAGTACCGTGAGGGAAAGGTGAAAAGCACCCCGGAAGGGGAGTGAAATAGATCCTGAAACCGTGTGCCTACAAGTAGTTAGAGCCCTTTTATGGGTGATAGCGTGCCTTTTGTAGAATGAACCGGCGAGTTACGATTACATGCGAGGTTAAGTTGAAGAGACGGAGCCGCAGCGAAAGCGAGTCTGAATAGGGCGAAATAGTATGTGGTTGTAGACCCGAAACCAGGTGATCTACCCATGTCCAGGGTGAAGTCCAGGTAACACTGGATGGAGGCCCGAACCCACGCACGTTGAAAAGTGCGGGGATGAGGTGTGGGTAGCGGAGAAATTCCAATCGAACTTGGAGATAGCTGGTTCTCTCCGAAATAGCTTTAGGGCTAGCCTCAAGATTGAGAGTATTGGAGGTAGAGCACTGTTTGGACTAGGGGCCCCCATCGGGTTACCGAATTCAGACAAACTCCGAATGCCAAATACTTATTCTTGGGAGTCAGACTACGAGTGATAAGATCCGTGGTCAAGAGGGAAACAGCCCAGACCACCAGCTAAGGTCCCAAAGTATACGTTAAGTGGAAAAGGATGTGGAGTTGCTTAGACAACCAGGATGTTGGCTTAGAAGCAGCCACCATTTAAAGAGTGCGTAATAGCTCACTGGTCGAGTGACTCTGCGCCGAAAATGTACCGGGGCTAAACGTATCACCGAAGCTGTGGATTGACATCTATGATGTCAGTGGTAGGAGAGCGTTCTAAGGGCGTTGAAGCTAGACCGTAAGGACTGGTGGAGCGCTTAGAAGTGAGAATGCCGGTATGAGTAGCGAAAGATGAGTGAGAATCTCATCCACCGAATGCCTAAGGTTTCCTGAGGAAGGCTCGTCCGCTCAGGGTTAGTCGGGACCTAAGCCGAGGCTGAAAAGCGTAGGCGATGGACAACAGGTTGATATTCCTGTACCACCTTTAAATCATTTGAGCAATGGGGGGACGCAGGAGGATAGGGTAAGCGTGCTGTTGGATTAGCACGTCCAAGCAGTTAGGCCGGTAATGAGGCAAATCCCATTACCATATGGCGGAGCTGTGACGGCGAGGGAAATATAGTACCGAAGTTCCTGATTCCACACTGCCAAGAAAAGCCTCTAGCGAGATTTATGGTGCCCGTACCGCAAACCGACACAGGTAGGCGAGGAGAGAATCCTAAGGTGAG
Proteins encoded:
- a CDS encoding DUF2521 family protein, translating into MAVITSFDIKKREKQIKYERAVLKEISLKELKEKVANYFGSSNLTSGVLMNTGIEEACYDVAVEAFLLGANYSKFSEYGEDTQAIKNRCREEDTHFKETLYHFLLYWGSEESNKNESLYYLCEQFVDEWWLEGFTKANKRRKLRLH
- a CDS encoding P-loop NTPase, whose translation is MITKEEIEKIVENMIDPFLHKSLLELGAVKDVKWNAEKGLASLKIAVAKLGSAYQIELQNQIVSALKDKGVKSVGLRFTELSSTLVEEIVNETESREKIPIYIAIASGKGGVGKSTVSVNLAVSLARLGKKVGLLDADIYGFSVPDMMGITKRPEVINERIIPVERFGVKVISMGFFVEDNTPIIWRGPMLGKMLTSFMEEVEWGELDYLLLDLPPGTGDVALDVHSMLPTSKEIIVTTPHPTAAFVAARAGAMALRTEHEILGVIENMSYFESRLTGEKEYVFGKGGGKKLAKDLEVPMLGELPLGQPDWNEEDFAPSVYQETHHIGERYRAIAEQIVEVLEKTGDKVES
- the rpsI gene encoding 30S ribosomal protein S9, yielding MAQVQYIGTGRRKSSVARVRLVPGDGQIIINGREIESYIPFAALREVVKQPLVATETTGSYNILVNVNGGGYTGQAGAIRHGIARALLQVDPEYRPTLKRAGLLTRDARMKERKKYGLKGARRAPQFSKR
- a CDS encoding MFS transporter; its protein translation is MKHLKGTIAGHNIRVMFWIQFFSSMSFLAPILTLFYTERGLTASEILIVLMFWSGAVLVGEIPTGVIADRFGAKKSFLIGTSIKIVSMVILLFAHEPWVFFFYSFVNGFSVTFFSGADEALIYDSLKETGDQNQMDQAMGKIQSAGFISMIIAVLFGAYLAKDLQEGQFILLILLGIFFYIIELLLVLQVKQPYRESFIRENSFSHVKDGWKAIRRTPQLVWMFLNVTLVFIPAGAVYGYFDQPLMLEAGLPVFFIGVMYALASVVGYFASQSIGWLTNQFSRVFLMNLTGFLAFAGLLLSALFADVLFMVLGAFFVLRLVQTVRYPIYSQLSNDIIPSHVRATTISLLSIVDSGLDLLIFGSLSVVALKGYTNVLIGCAVIVLIGTLLPIRIRKM
- the gerD gene encoding spore germination lipoprotein GerD; this translates as MLKKGISLLLVISLLSGCSESENAQQTDYDQTKKMVVDILKTDEGKKAIREVMDDEEIKQNLVMNEKAVTSTIEKTLVSDKAADFWEKKFKDPEFAETMAKSMKSENEKLIKDLMKDPGYRKMMVELLQDPSLETEMKNILKSTEYREHIEQILQETMETPEFKSKFKDILDKAAKEASFPLQSEKNNI
- the cwlD gene encoding N-acetylmuramoyl-L-alanine amidase CwlD, translated to MSKKWKISIYIMGLALLFFILQFDFSNDDSWDAWNLPLTGKVIIIDPGHGGPDGGAGDNEVLEKDIALNVSLKIRDYLQEQGALVIMTREVDKDLASESTKGYRNRKVEDLKERINIINKSDADLFLSIHLNAIPSSKWSGAQTFYSSQLEGNARAAKFIQDELIYNLENTTRKAKPLESVYILKYAEKPGVLVEVGFLSNPPEKANLMNEDYQEKIAASIYKGVNRFFTNEEELKVEE
- the pdaB gene encoding polysaccharide deacetylase family sporulation protein PdaB, which produces MNFFYVLNSKSLKQFALIVVVSFFTAWFLYVENIVQIPVFSSKDGPKAVYKGEKGVALTFNIGWGDKNAEPILDILKEEKVNATFFLAGAWAERHPELVSRISKEGHEIGILGYDYVDYSEVKDEKISQDVSKAKTAFEKLKVDNILLARAPTGHFNQSALTITDQYHYTLVHWSIDSKDWTNPGSQQIIKKATSAKKGDIVLLHASDSAKQTVKALPEIIEKLQKKNLKFVTVSEMISNADSKSKEVH